In a genomic window of Wyeomyia smithii strain HCP4-BCI-WySm-NY-G18 chromosome 1, ASM2978416v1, whole genome shotgun sequence:
- the LOC129727067 gene encoding putative ankyrin repeat protein RF_0580, whose protein sequence is MACTTQEKLIHSDENFKVYLFKQTTSVIGFRWDFSDESPLEPRFDLFKVEKCYSCKRNQWEVVYWGTAWSVTVRNLEQNLCYSFRINVLKQDRDDDSFIYLRRSGIFKSFTLPDVPSTTAVFRAVKKSQPGLIRKQLSIKPELINVPVNGETLLYQAVRTGNVEVVDLLLELGADVNLGVPMNGETPLHLAVYNKNIKMVRHLLEHGADISLTNCAGLSAGHYAVDSNDLPTLKFVLSHGCSAEARDRCSWTLIFRAIFMHCNPDIIKHLVEKKCRLKIRDENHLTPLDYARLTNQEEVIKLLKRRLKI, encoded by the exons ATGGCTTGTACGACGCAGGAAAAACTCATCCATTCCGATGAGAATTTTAAGGTGTACCTTTTCAAACAAACAACCTCGGTCATCGGTTTCCGGTGGGATTTTTCGGATGAATCCCCTTTGGAGCCACGGTTCGATTTGTTCAAAGTAGAGAAATGCTACAGCTGCAAACGTAACCAATGGGAGGTCGTGTACTGGGGTACGGCGTGGTCCGTGACGGTTCGTAATCTGGAGCAGAATCTGTGCTACTCGTTTCGGATCAATGTACTGAAGCAGGATAGGGACGACGATAGTTTCATCTATCTACGACGATCTGGTATTTTCAAATCATTCACTCTACCGGATGTTCCGTCTACGACGGCCGTGTTTAGAGCGGTCAAAAAAAGCCAACCTGGGTTGATTCGAAAGCAACTTAGTATCAAACCGGAGTTGATAAATGTTCCGGTTAATGGTGAGACATTACTCTATCAAGCGGTCAGAACTGGTAACGTGGAAGTTGTCGATCTTCTACTAGAATTAGGAGCTGACGTTAATTTAGGAGTTCCAATGAACGGAGAAACCCCACTACAT CTCGCGGTGTAcaacaaaaacattaaaatggTTCGTCACCTACTTGAGCACGGAGCGGATATCAGTCTGACAAATTGCGCCGGTTTGAGCGCGGGGCATTACGCGGTGGATAGTAACGATCTGCCGACACTGAAATTTGTTCTCTCGCATGGTTGTAGCGCCGAGGCTCGTGATCGATGCAGCTGGACGCTGATCTTCCGAGCAATCTTCATGCACTGTAACCCCGACATCATCAAACATCTGGTAGAGAAAAAATGCCGTTTGAAAATACGCGACGAAAATCATCTGACACCGCTGGACTACGCCCGTTTAACCAACCAGGAGGAAGTCATCAAATTGCTCAAACGGCGATTGAAAATTTAA
- the LOC129727055 gene encoding protein Skeletor, isoforms B/C isoform X1 encodes MLSRRGFIVAAAGALAMCSLISVADALQGYYGTKIGDLTQLHHGVSGSVYAVDARTLFLKNFNYDGEGPAAYFYVGNTRAPSNKGAHRLRDERGRSGILRKYRNEDITLSLPEGKTLRDIRWFSIWCDDFSVNFGDVVIRNDLDFPRPTKIGQLSGVHDVSSESIVIVDAQTLLIPNFNYDGEAPDAKFWVGRGPKPSPQGIRIPDENGKETPLRRYDKKTIVLTLPGDLTVFDIGHFGVWCEAFTVDFGHVRIPDQINVPPSLKMLGISPQSKLNCEVLLDDLAFEVRWAVAGESIVIQLVAKLEDGEYMAFGISPDNAQSIMVGADAAVVWVDKATGKGFAQDYYLDAKSQCSGGRGSCPDTRISENSNSIRLLNAAMVNGYSIVTYQRPLRATDHLDLPIFTNASQAIVWAIGPLNQRYEVSYHSQFLKSNKLVDFGRQPYWNCPTPESDQHKTQETPQKLQNLEPNRRADSMQRPKAPATARPPAKPGAWDIPPIQCYEPDDGVFYAQMGPTGGKQGYPAITGHVGWGISWYINGLLIPEIYVVRGKTYTFVVEGGHDPDVPAKYHPFYITDDPVGGYEHQEEKAKKHIRIFAGVHQTRTGQLMPTGVGRLCNWTPNPDGPPADSYPSFGAYQRSLSLKCDPGEPGVITWTPDADTPDTVYYQCFTHRYLGWRINVLDSCDVAAPSEIDEVYAEPNDDGIAAEQSIRHESKLLPSDSYVQQHDNQIGQAEKDTIKNHKMNEDQSNNDHNLDLENDPEMTKIIEEGIRAAEDLEEKLKNNQTYGNHSGSDQTSYHPEGSQPGKPLLTSSGLPVYLRPPNNGPMFRPVKLPMRRPIAVERRPINGRPNRPYVIPQPSMIISHYQKPMNPLVRPFMQKSKLPMKAIAPILLLGEPTEIKPFRKVAMPPPPPPPMEMMLVKPTKTIPYMIPELPPHLPVALKMPEQTPINLPVRYTRRPIMKEPLNVKPIFKAPYDVHENKTPVDPLPNSGFEPSSVVVESGFKPIHRRNGESNAEYEDLMRHHSNMIQRRQDYDIDEAIESDALMIGSGEPQRQAFEPMFIPSPLDSMAMAHKSAEVDNDRKDGQLSGDLKQMNVEVGEDKMAMADDRVDSFYLPPDGQNVVKVYPEGSVVSYDGKAVLDVSLLKSPTNVRQEVVTKTEQFVRDNPQFGPFRGEIPPISDYVAPDSHPIYGVRGTNAVQPPVSEYANPLVPGGINAHDNKDLSVKPISTKLSIVKPVEEEVEESRKKREAHHHPDHHGDNLDESWEDRRAKSGAAKSASAVTVLFSVAPLNLLRRSL; translated from the exons GCAGCCTCATCTCCGTTGCGGACGCCCTGCAGGGCTACTATGGAACGAAGATCGGAGATCTAACACAGTTGCATCACGGGGTATCTGGATCGGTGTATGCGGTCGATGCTCGAACCTTGTTTCTGAAGAACTTCAACTACGATGGAGAAGGTCCAG CGGCCTATTTCTACGTGGGTAACACCCGGGCACCAAGCAACAAAGGAGCCCACCGGCTTCGGGACGAACGAGGTCGGTCGGGCATTCTGCGGAAGTATCGCAACGAGGATATCACGCTCTCGCTTCCGGAGGGAAAAACATTGCGTGACATCCGATGGTTTTCGATTTGGTGCGATGATTTCAGCGTCAACTTTGGAGATGTGGTTATCCGAAACGATTTGGATTTTCCGAGGCCAACCAAAATTGGACAGTTATCCGGAGTGCACGACGTAAGCTCGGAAAGTATTGTGATTGTAGATGCTCAAACTCTGCTGATTCCGAACTTTAACTATGACGGAGAGGCACCAG ATGCTAAATTTTGGGTCGGTCGCGGTCCGAAACCCAGCCCACAGGGAATCCGTATTCCGGACGAGAACGGTAAGGAAACGCCACTACGCCGGTACGACAAAAAGACAATCGTCCTCACCCTGCCGGGAGATTTGACCGTGTTCGACATTGGCCATTTTGGCGTTTGGTGCGAGGCGTTCACCGTCGACTTTGGCCATGTGCGTATTCCGGACCAGATTAACGTTCCACCGTCGCTGAAGATGCTGGGTATCAGCCCACAG TCCAAATTGAACTGCGAAGTACTTCTGGATGACCTGGCGTTCGAGGTGCGATGGGCCGTCGCCGGCGAGAGCATCGTTATCCAGCTTGTGGCCAAACTCG AGGATGGCGAGTATATGGCTTTCGGTATTTCTCCGGATAATGCGCAAAGTATTATGGTTGGAGCAGATGCAGCCGTGGTTTGGGTAGACAAAGCTACCGGGAAAGGATTTGCTCAGGATTACTACCTGGATGCGAAATCCCAGTGCTCTGGTGGCCGGGGATCTTGCCCGGATACGCGAATTAGTGAGAACAGTAACTCGATTCGGTTGTTGAACGCTGCCATGGTGAACGGATACTCCATCGTTACCTATCAGCGACCACTGAGAGCCACAGATCATCTGGATTTACCCATCTTTACCAACGCATCGCAGGCAATTGTTTGGGCCATCGGACCCCTGAACCAACGCTACGAAGTTTCCTATCATTCGCAATTCTTAAAGAGTAATAAACTAGTCGATTTTGGCCGTCAACCGTACTGGAATTGTCCAACGCCGGAGTCCGACCAGCATAAGACGCAAGAAACTCCACAAAAACTGCAAAATCTGGAACCGAACCGCCGAGCCGATTCTATGCAACGTCCGAAAGCACCAGCCACAGCTCGACCCCCGGCGAAACCGGGCGCTTGGGATATTCCTCCAATTCAGTGCTACGAACCGGATGATGGAGTCTTCTACGCACAAATGGGACCCACTGGGGGCAAGCAAGGGTATCCAGCTATCACCG GTCATGTTGGTTGGGGCATTTCATGGTACATCAACGGGTTACTCATTCCGGAGATCTATGTAGTGCGCGGCAAAACGTACACCTTTGTCGTGGAGGGAGGTCATGATCCAGATGTTCCCGCCAAATATCATCCATTTTACATCACCGATGACCCAGTTGGTGGCTATGAGCACCAGGAGGAGAAAGCCAAGAAG CACATCCGAATTTTTGCTGGAGTTCACCAAACTCGTACCGGACAGTTGATGCCAACCGGTGTTGGACGACTATGTAATTGGACACCGAACCCAGATGGACCGCCCGCCGATTCGTATCCTTCCTTTGGGGCATACCAGCGTAGTCTCTCCTTGAAGTGTGATCCCGGCGAGCCAGGAGTGATCACTTGGACACCCGATGCGGATACTCCAGATACCGTGTACTACCAGTGTTTCACCCATCGATATCTCGGCTGGCGTATTAATGTGCTCGACTCGTGCGACGTGGCAGCGCCAAGTGAAATCGATGAAGTGTACGCCGAACCAAATGACGATGGAATAGCTGCGGAACAGTCGATTCGTCATGAATCGAAATTACTGCCATCGGACTCGTATGTTCAGCAGCACGATAACCAAATCGGTCAAGCGGAAAAAGACACAATCAAAAACCATAAAATGAACGAAGATCAATCAAACAACGATCATAATTTGGACCTGGAGAATGAcccggaaatgaccaaaatcaTTGAGGAAGGCATACGAGCAGCGGAAGATCTCGAGGAGAAACTAAAAAACAATCAAACCTACGGCAACCACTCTGGAAGCGATCAAACATCCTATCATCCGGAAGGATCACAACCCGGAAAGCCCCTTCTAACATCATCCGGTCTTCCGGTGTACCTTCGACCGCCAAACAACGGTCCCATGTTCCGCCCAGTAAAACTACCAATGCGTAGACCGATCGCCGTCGAAAGACGGCCCATCAACGGGCGTCCAAACCGACCTTACGTCATCCCACAACCGTCCATGATCATCAGTCACTATCAGAAACCAATGAACCCCTTAGTGCGACCGTTCATGCAGAAGAGCAAACTCCCAATGAAAGCGATCGCTCCGATCCTTCTGCTAGGAGAACCAACCGAAATCAAACCCTTCCGTAAAGTTGCTATGCCACCTCCACCGCCACCACCGATGGAGATGATGCTGGTCAAACCAACGAAAACCATCCCGTACATGATACCGGAATTACCGCCCCATCTGCCGGTGGCCCTTAAAATGCCTGAACAAACCCCGATCAACCTGCCCGTTCGATATACAAGACGACCGATCATGAAAGAACCCCTGAACGTAAAACCGATCTTCAAGGCACCTTACGATGTGCACGAGAACAAAACACCGGTAGATCCTTTGCCAAACAGTGGATTCGAGCCCAGCTCTGTGGTGGTGGAAAGCGGTTTCAAACCGATTCATCGCCGTAACGGCGAATCCAATGCCGAGTATGAGGACCTGATGCGACACCACTCGAACATGATTCAACGTCGCCAGGACTATGATATTGACGAAGCGATTGAAAGCGACGCGCTGATGATCGGAAGCGGAGAGCCCCAGAGGCAGGCTTTCGAACCGATGTTCATACCTTCACCCCTAGACAGTATGGCGATGGCGCACAAATCAGCGGAAGTTGACAACGACCGTAAAGACGGCCAACTGAGCGGAGATTTGAAACAGATGAACGTAGAAGTCGGTGAGGATAAAATGGCCATGGCTGACGACCGTGTCGACTCGTTTTACCTGCCCCCGGATGGTCAAAATGTAGTCAAAGTATACCCGGAAGGTTCCGTCGTGTCCTACGATGGCAAAGCGGTGTTGGACGTTTCCTTGCTAAAATCACCAACCAACGTGCGGCAGGAGGTCGTTACGAAGACGGAACAATTTGTCCGTGATAATCCTCAGTTTGGACCGTTCCGCGGGGAAATTCCCCCCATTTCCGACTACGTTGCACCGGACTCACACCCAATCTACGGTGTCCGAGGGACCAACGCCGTTCAACCTCCGGTGTCGGAGTACGCGAACCCACTGGTACCGGGTGGAATTAACGCGCACGACAATAAAGATCTAAGTGTCAAACCAATTTCCACTAAACTGTCGATCGTCAAACCGGTTGAGGAAGAGGTAGAAGAATCGCGGAAAAAACGAGAAGCTCATCATCACCCGGACCACCACGGAGACAATTTGGACGAGAGCTGGGAAGATCGGCGCGCTAAGAGTGGTGCCGCGAAATCTGCCTCCGCAGTTACGGTTCTGTTTTCTGTAGCCCCTCTGAATCTCCTTCGGAGATCGCTTTAA
- the LOC129727055 gene encoding protein Skeletor, isoforms B/C isoform X2, protein MLSRRGFIVAAAGALAMCSLISVADALQGYYGTKIGDLTQLHHGVSGSVYAVDARTLFLKNFNYDGEGPAAYFYVGNTRAPSNKGAHRLRDERGRSGILRKYRNEDITLSLPEGKTLRDIRWFSIWCDDFSVNFGDVVIRNDLDFPRPTKIGQLSGVHDVSSESIVIVDAQTLLIPNFNYDGEAPDAKFWVGRGPKPSPQGIRIPDENGKETPLRRYDKKTIVLTLPGDLTVFDIGHFGVWCEAFTVDFGHVRIPDQINVPPSLKMLGISPQRASFDRF, encoded by the exons GCAGCCTCATCTCCGTTGCGGACGCCCTGCAGGGCTACTATGGAACGAAGATCGGAGATCTAACACAGTTGCATCACGGGGTATCTGGATCGGTGTATGCGGTCGATGCTCGAACCTTGTTTCTGAAGAACTTCAACTACGATGGAGAAGGTCCAG CGGCCTATTTCTACGTGGGTAACACCCGGGCACCAAGCAACAAAGGAGCCCACCGGCTTCGGGACGAACGAGGTCGGTCGGGCATTCTGCGGAAGTATCGCAACGAGGATATCACGCTCTCGCTTCCGGAGGGAAAAACATTGCGTGACATCCGATGGTTTTCGATTTGGTGCGATGATTTCAGCGTCAACTTTGGAGATGTGGTTATCCGAAACGATTTGGATTTTCCGAGGCCAACCAAAATTGGACAGTTATCCGGAGTGCACGACGTAAGCTCGGAAAGTATTGTGATTGTAGATGCTCAAACTCTGCTGATTCCGAACTTTAACTATGACGGAGAGGCACCAG ATGCTAAATTTTGGGTCGGTCGCGGTCCGAAACCCAGCCCACAGGGAATCCGTATTCCGGACGAGAACGGTAAGGAAACGCCACTACGCCGGTACGACAAAAAGACAATCGTCCTCACCCTGCCGGGAGATTTGACCGTGTTCGACATTGGCCATTTTGGCGTTTGGTGCGAGGCGTTCACCGTCGACTTTGGCCATGTGCGTATTCCGGACCAGATTAACGTTCCACCGTCGCTGAAGATGCTGGGTATCAGCCCACAG CGGGCATCTTTCGACCGCTTTTGA